The Desmonostoc muscorum LEGE 12446 genome includes a region encoding these proteins:
- a CDS encoding beta strand repeat-containing protein produces the protein MAVIFGTINGDSLPGTAGNDSIFGWAFGDNANSVSGNDNLDGGAGNDSLFGGTGSDTLNGGSGTDLTDGGSGNDRIIDSDAVNFDNHNGGDGVDTIDYSGVTFGSGLVTINLATGVTSVSSGNTETILNFENVEGSQGGETIIGSSGNNVLNGNGGNDTINGGLGNDIIDGGIGNDSLVGGSGNDTINGGAGVDSTNGGNDNDRIIDSDGVNFDVHNGGDGVDTIDYSGVVFAPGVTINLATGVTSSGGNTETINNFENVEGSQGGETIIGSFGNNALNGNGGNDTINGGTGVDSTNGGSGNDRIVDSDGVNFDVHNGGIGVDTIDYSGVAFAPGVTINLATGVTSVSSGNTETILNFENVEGSQGGETIIGSSGNNVLNGNGGNDTINGGTGVDSTNGGSGDDRIVDTDAVNFDVHNGGVGIDTIDYSGVSFGSTVTINLATGVTSVNGGNTETISNFENVEGSQGGETIIGSSGNNVLNGNGGNDTINGGAGADSTNGGSGNDRIVDSDGVNFDVHNGGIGVDTIDYSGTTFASGAVTINLATAVTSVNSGNTETILNFENVEGSQGGETIIGSLGNNVLNGNGGNDTIRGGSGTDLLTGGSGNDVFDFDFVSDSQPGVLRDVITDFVGNGNLLGDQLDLSGIDANPFLAGNQAFTYIGAAAFSGVGQVRYSGGIIQGNTNFDFAAEFEIQLQGSPVLFVAAANPASDIIL, from the coding sequence ATGGCAGTTATTTTCGGCACTATAAATGGTGATTCTTTACCTGGAACAGCGGGAAATGATTCGATATTTGGTTGGGCTTTTGGTGATAATGCCAATAGTGTCTCTGGTAACGACAACTTAGATGGTGGGGCTGGTAACGATAGTCTTTTTGGTGGGACGGGAAGTGACACCCTCAATGGCGGCAGTGGGACTGACTTAACCGACGGTGGTAGTGGTAACGATCGCATCATTGATAGCGACGCCGTGAACTTCGATAATCATAATGGTGGAGATGGGGTTGACACAATTGATTATTCAGGCGTGACCTTCGGTTCAGGATTAGTCACTATCAACTTGGCAACAGGTGTCACTTCTGTTAGTAGTGGCAATACTGAAACCATCCTCAACTTCGAGAACGTTGAAGGTAGTCAGGGCGGTGAAACGATTATTGGCTCCTCTGGCAATAACGTTCTCAACGGCAATGGCGGTAACGATACAATTAATGGTGGTTTGGGCAACGATATCATCGATGGTGGTATCGGCAACGATAGTCTTGTTGGCGGTAGTGGCAACGATACCATCAATGGGGGCGCTGGGGTTGACTCAACCAATGGAGGTAATGACAACGATCGCATCATTGATAGCGACGGTGTGAACTTTGATGTTCATAATGGTGGAGATGGTGTTGACACAATTGATTATTCAGGTGTCGTCTTTGCTCCAGGAGTGACCATTAACTTGGCTACAGGCGTTACTTCTAGTGGTGGAAATACTGAGACTATCAATAATTTCGAGAACGTTGAAGGTAGTCAGGGTGGTGAGACAATTATTGGCTCCTTTGGTAATAACGCCCTCAATGGTAATGGCGGCAACGATACCATCAATGGTGGCACTGGGGTTGACTCAACCAACGGCGGTAGTGGCAACGATCGCATCGTTGATAGCGACGGTGTGAACTTTGATGTTCATAATGGTGGAATTGGTGTTGACACAATTGATTATTCAGGTGTCGCCTTTGCTCCAGGAGTGACCATTAACTTGGCTACAGGTGTGACCTCGGTTAGTAGTGGGAATACTGAAACCATCCTCAACTTCGAGAACGTTGAAGGTAGTCAGGGCGGTGAGACAATTATTGGCTCCTCTGGTAATAACGTCCTCAATGGCAATGGCGGAAACGATACCATCAATGGTGGCACTGGGGTTGACTCAACCAACGGCGGTAGTGGCGACGATCGCATCGTTGATACTGACGCTGTGAACTTCGATGTTCATAATGGTGGAGTTGGTATCGACACAATTGATTATTCAGGTGTCTCCTTCGGTTCAACAGTCACCATCAACTTGGCGACAGGTGTGACCTCGGTTAATGGTGGTAATACTGAAACTATCAGTAACTTCGAGAACGTTGAAGGTAGTCAGGGCGGTGAAACGATTATTGGTTCCTCTGGCAATAACGTCCTCAACGGCAATGGCGGCAACGATACCATTAATGGTGGTGCTGGGGCTGACTCAACCAACGGAGGTAGTGGCAACGATCGCATCGTTGATAGCGACGGTGTGAATTTCGATGTCCATAATGGTGGAATTGGTGTTGATACAATTGATTATTCAGGTACTACCTTTGCTTCAGGAGCAGTCACCATTAATTTGGCGACAGCTGTCACCTCGGTTAATAGTGGTAATACTGAAACCATCCTCAACTTCGAGAACGTTGAAGGTAGTCAGGGCGGTGAGACAATTATTGGCTCCCTCGGCAATAACGTCCTCAATGGCAATGGCGGTAACGATACTATCAGAGGCGGGAGTGGAACTGACCTTCTCACGGGCGGTTCAGGTAACGATGTGTTCGATTTCGACTTTGTTTCAGACAGTCAACCTGGTGTGTTGCGAGATGTGATCACTGACTTCGTTGGCAACGGTAACTTACTAGGCGATCAACTCGATCTATCTGGCATTGATGCTAACCCCTTCCTAGCAGGTAACCAAGCCTTCACTTACATTGGGGCTGCTGCATTTTCTGGAGTGGGTCAGGTTCGTTATTCAGGAGGCATTATCCAAGGTAACACCAATTTCGATTTTGCCGCCGAGTTTGAGATTCAGCTCCAAGGATCGCCAGTGCTATTCGTAGCAGCAGCAAATCCCGCAAGCGATATTATCCTGTAA
- the ilvD gene encoding dihydroxy-acid dehydratase, which yields MSENLRSQIVTQGVQRSPNRAMLRAVGFKDEDFNKAIVGIANGYSTITPCNMGINQLAQRAEVGIKAAGAMPQVFGTITISDGISMGTEGMKYSLVSREVIADSIETACTGQSMDGVLAIGGCDKNMPGAMLAIARMNIPAIFVYGGTIKPGHYNGRDLTVVSSFEAVGQYSAGKIDEKELLQVESLACPGAGSCGGMFTANTMSSAFEALGMSLPYSSTMAAEDAEKADSTEKSAFVLVEAIRKQILPRQIITRKSIENAISVIMAVGGSTNAVLHFLAIAHAAEVELTIDDFETIRGRVPVLCDLKPSGKYVATDLHKAGGIPQVMKMLLVHDLLHGDCVTITGQTIAEILADIPEEPSANQDVIRPWNNPMYAQGHLAILRGNLATEGAVAKITGVKNPVITGPARVFESEEASLDAILAGKIQAGDILVVRYEGPKGGPGMREMLAPTSAIIGAGLGDAVGLITDGRFSGGTYGMVVGHVAPEAAVGGAIALVEEGDSITIDAPARSLQLNISDEELARRRANWQPPAPRYTKGVLAKYAKLVSSSSVGAVTDLNLF from the coding sequence ATGTCGGAGAATTTGAGAAGCCAAATTGTCACCCAAGGAGTGCAGCGATCGCCAAATCGAGCTATGCTGCGTGCAGTTGGTTTTAAAGATGAAGATTTCAACAAAGCCATTGTAGGTATTGCCAATGGCTATAGTACAATCACTCCCTGCAATATGGGGATAAATCAACTGGCACAAAGAGCAGAAGTTGGGATTAAAGCGGCTGGCGCGATGCCGCAAGTGTTCGGTACCATTACCATTAGTGATGGAATTTCAATGGGAACTGAAGGGATGAAATATTCCCTGGTGTCGCGGGAAGTGATTGCTGACTCCATTGAAACCGCCTGTACCGGGCAAAGTATGGATGGTGTGCTGGCCATTGGTGGTTGTGATAAAAATATGCCAGGAGCAATGCTGGCGATCGCCCGGATGAATATTCCGGCTATTTTTGTTTATGGTGGCACCATTAAACCCGGTCACTACAACGGACGCGATTTAACTGTTGTCAGTTCTTTTGAAGCTGTTGGTCAATACAGTGCTGGAAAAATTGACGAAAAGGAATTATTACAAGTTGAAAGTCTAGCTTGTCCTGGTGCTGGCTCCTGTGGGGGGATGTTCACGGCTAACACCATGTCTTCTGCTTTCGAGGCGCTGGGCATGAGTTTGCCCTATTCTTCCACAATGGCAGCCGAAGATGCCGAAAAAGCCGACAGTACAGAAAAATCGGCGTTTGTTTTAGTGGAAGCCATTCGCAAACAAATCTTACCGCGGCAAATCATCACCCGCAAATCTATCGAGAATGCCATTTCTGTAATTATGGCGGTGGGTGGTTCCACAAATGCAGTGTTGCATTTTTTGGCGATCGCTCATGCCGCAGAGGTAGAGTTAACTATAGACGACTTTGAAACTATCCGCGGTCGTGTCCCCGTTTTGTGCGATTTAAAACCAAGTGGGAAGTATGTAGCTACAGACTTGCACAAAGCTGGTGGGATTCCCCAAGTGATGAAAATGCTACTTGTGCATGATTTATTACATGGAGATTGCGTAACTATCACAGGTCAAACTATTGCAGAGATATTAGCAGACATTCCAGAAGAACCATCCGCCAACCAAGATGTGATTCGTCCTTGGAATAACCCGATGTATGCCCAAGGACATTTGGCGATTCTCAGAGGAAATCTGGCAACGGAAGGGGCTGTAGCTAAAATTACCGGGGTAAAAAACCCAGTAATTACCGGGCCTGCACGGGTATTTGAATCGGAAGAAGCTTCTTTAGATGCGATTTTGGCGGGTAAGATTCAAGCTGGTGATATTCTAGTCGTCCGCTACGAAGGACCTAAGGGCGGGCCTGGAATGCGGGAAATGTTGGCTCCTACCTCAGCAATTATCGGTGCTGGCTTGGGCGATGCCGTAGGATTAATTACCGACGGGCGCTTTTCTGGCGGTACTTACGGGATGGTGGTTGGTCACGTTGCACCAGAAGCAGCAGTTGGAGGAGCGATCGCTCTTGTCGAAGAAGGTGATAGCATTACCATTGATGCACCCGCTCGCTCATTGCAGTTGAATATCTCTGATGAAGAATTAGCCCGGCGTCGTGCAAATTGGCAACCTCCAGCACCACGTTACACTAAAGGCGTATTGGCGAAATATGCCAAGTTGGTATCTTCTAGTAGTGTTGGTGCGGTGACGGATTTGAATTTGTTTTAA
- a CDS encoding DUF642 domain-containing protein, whose amino-acid sequence MKFTKKLSIIVCSLTTALLHTAVITNTYKSAAQAEGSELIINGGFENDQLVDPNNPNATNPNVTGWIKTGDPIDTSGTRIDNFANTGNQGLSLGGFTALSYISQTIPTIVNQHYRLTFYFASTEEAPDLDNKFKVFIRGNRVCWKKNTYHQPYTPYTFYFKAKETSTEIKFASRAKYAFLYLDDVSVKSTEQQGENSVCDDPENE is encoded by the coding sequence GTGAAGTTCACTAAAAAACTCTCAATTATTGTTTGTAGTTTGACCACTGCTCTCCTTCATACTGCTGTGATTACCAATACTTATAAATCAGCAGCACAAGCAGAAGGATCAGAACTGATTATCAACGGGGGATTTGAAAACGACCAACTCGTAGATCCTAATAATCCCAACGCTACAAATCCTAATGTTACAGGATGGATTAAAACTGGCGATCCGATAGATACATCAGGTACTAGGATTGACAATTTTGCTAATACTGGTAACCAAGGTTTATCGCTTGGTGGATTTACAGCCTTGAGCTACATATCACAGACTATCCCTACAATTGTTAATCAACACTACCGACTTACTTTCTATTTCGCATCCACAGAGGAAGCACCTGACCTGGATAATAAATTTAAGGTTTTTATACGTGGAAACAGGGTTTGTTGGAAAAAGAATACTTATCACCAACCCTACACACCATACACGTTTTATTTTAAAGCCAAAGAAACATCCACCGAGATCAAGTTTGCTTCCAGAGCCAAATATGCATTTTTATATTTGGATGATGTGAGTGTCAAATCTACAGAACAACAAGGAGAAAACTCTGTATGTGACGATCCTGAGAATGAATAA
- the modA gene encoding molybdate ABC transporter substrate-binding protein, whose amino-acid sequence MNRRRLVAWMATAVASMMLVIGLQFVNLSPANSTTTLNVFAAVSLTNALNDIKTQYQSANPSVNIVYTFGASGTLLSQIQAGATADIFISAATDQMDVLQNATPSKLVAGSRKNIVKNRLVLIAPTTPPVSAGSAALTSFNGLTNANITGIAIGDYTGTPPLVPAGNYAKQVLTSRGIFTTVSPKTYLASNVRNVLTAVENKTLVVGGVNKTIDAGAVYKTDAAISSKVRVVETALTTESDPIVYPLGILANTTVLSTAQSFSTYLSGTTAQNIFKNTYGFILP is encoded by the coding sequence ATGAACAGAAGAAGACTTGTTGCTTGGATGGCTACGGCAGTTGCCAGCATGATGCTGGTAATAGGCTTACAGTTTGTCAATTTATCGCCAGCAAACTCTACAACCACACTTAACGTGTTTGCTGCTGTCAGCTTAACAAACGCGCTCAATGACATTAAGACTCAATACCAAAGTGCTAACCCAAGCGTCAACATTGTTTATACATTTGGTGCTTCTGGTACCTTATTGAGCCAAATACAAGCAGGAGCAACAGCAGATATTTTCATTTCTGCTGCTACCGACCAAATGGATGTCTTGCAGAATGCAACCCCAAGTAAATTGGTTGCAGGTAGCCGTAAAAACATTGTCAAAAACCGTCTAGTTTTGATCGCTCCTACAACACCTCCTGTTAGTGCTGGTAGTGCTGCTCTCACTAGCTTCAATGGTTTGACTAACGCCAACATTACCGGCATCGCTATAGGTGACTACACAGGTACTCCTCCACTTGTACCAGCAGGAAATTATGCCAAACAAGTTCTTACTAGCCGAGGTATTTTCACTACTGTTAGTCCTAAAACCTACCTTGCTAGCAATGTGCGTAATGTCTTAACTGCTGTTGAAAATAAAACTCTTGTAGTTGGAGGCGTAAATAAAACTATTGATGCAGGTGCCGTTTACAAAACCGATGCTGCCATTTCTAGCAAGGTAAGAGTCGTAGAAACTGCCTTAACAACAGAGAGCGATCCGATTGTCTATCCACTGGGTATACTCGCCAACACTACAGTTTTATCGACGGCACAGAGTTTTTCTACCTACTTAAGTGGTACTACTGCCCAGAATATCTTCAAAAATACTTACGGGTTTATCTTGCCTTAA
- a CDS encoding PEP-CTERM sorting domain-containing protein yields MVFSFTTSLASTAVISGTYIPVAQAQYDANYVLDIRDIVYNGGFELDPLVDPNNPNVTNPNITGWTKSGDPMDTSGIRISNFPQSGNQGLSLAGFLDLSYISQTLSTQPGQQYELSYYLASIAEAPDLDNQFQAFVGGNKIFDQTNISFQPYTPYKFNFTADSSSTELKFGSVDKYAFLYLDNVSVKPVPEPSTIGGIAVVGLLGIWLKKKRSLPLPPDKLSN; encoded by the coding sequence ATGGTTTTTAGTTTTACCACTAGCTTAGCTAGTACTGCTGTGATTAGTGGTACATATATTCCAGTAGCACAAGCACAATACGATGCCAACTATGTTCTAGATATTAGAGACATAGTTTATAATGGAGGGTTTGAACTCGACCCCCTCGTAGATCCTAACAATCCCAACGTTACAAATCCTAATATTACAGGATGGACTAAATCTGGCGATCCGATGGATACATCAGGGATTAGAATCAGCAATTTTCCTCAAAGCGGTAATCAGGGTTTGTCACTTGCTGGATTTTTAGACCTCAGTTACATATCACAGACGCTTTCCACACAACCTGGTCAGCAATACGAACTTAGTTACTATTTAGCATCTATAGCTGAGGCACCTGACCTTGATAATCAGTTCCAAGCATTTGTAGGTGGAAATAAAATTTTTGATCAAACAAATATTTCTTTCCAACCCTACACACCATATAAGTTCAATTTCACAGCAGACTCATCATCCACAGAGTTAAAGTTTGGGTCTGTAGATAAATATGCATTTTTGTATTTAGATAATGTGAGTGTCAAACCTGTGCCTGAGCCATCAACCATTGGAGGAATAGCAGTTGTAGGATTACTAGGAATTTGGCTGAAGAAAAAGCGATCGCTACCATTACCACCTGATAAACTCTCGAATTGA
- a CDS encoding alkaline phosphatase PhoX, with protein MNLSRRQFFTLAGASATGAVLLSPLQAFYAKPAIAAGPYGNLVADPNGVLDLPPGFTYRRLSETGQTMNDTYRVPGGHDGMGAFAGSNGNTILIRNHELTPTSSNGLSAPSGSKYNSNARGGCTKLVVSPSRTLVEHRGVLAGTIRNCAGGPTPSGSWLSCEETFETNNGKKHGYVFEVPSSATTFVTPVPLTAMGRFNHEAAAVDPNTGYIYMTEDQGNGLFYRFIPNQSNNLSAGGLLYALKITGSSGINTATGFPKNTPRAVEWVQINNPDPTSDTVRTEGYNKGAARFSGGEGIFYGSGYVYFTCKSGGSSGDGQIWRYSPANNTVELYIEPNNSGVLDNPDNLVVFPNRDIFLCEDGDGTDYILGITSSGSLYKFAKNALNTSEFAGVCFSPDGQTMFVNIQSPGITFAIWGPW; from the coding sequence TTGAATCTATCTAGACGTCAGTTTTTTACGCTGGCAGGGGCATCAGCTACAGGTGCTGTCCTTCTATCTCCTTTGCAAGCATTCTATGCTAAACCCGCGATCGCTGCGGGTCCCTACGGTAATTTAGTGGCCGACCCCAACGGAGTATTAGATTTACCACCTGGATTCACCTACCGCAGACTATCCGAAACAGGTCAAACGATGAATGATACTTACCGGGTACCTGGTGGTCACGATGGTATGGGTGCTTTTGCAGGATCTAATGGCAATACGATTCTAATTCGCAACCACGAACTCACTCCCACTTCTAGCAATGGTTTGAGCGCTCCCAGTGGCAGCAAGTACAACTCAAATGCGAGGGGCGGTTGTACTAAATTGGTTGTTAGTCCTTCCCGTACCTTGGTAGAACATCGGGGAGTCCTAGCGGGAACCATTCGCAATTGTGCTGGTGGTCCTACGCCTTCAGGGTCCTGGTTAAGCTGTGAGGAAACTTTTGAAACTAATAACGGCAAGAAGCATGGTTATGTGTTTGAAGTTCCCAGTAGCGCAACTACTTTTGTTACCCCCGTCCCACTAACAGCTATGGGGCGTTTTAATCACGAGGCTGCCGCTGTAGACCCCAACACAGGGTATATCTACATGACGGAAGACCAAGGAAACGGGCTTTTCTACCGCTTCATTCCCAACCAAAGCAACAATCTGAGTGCTGGCGGCTTGCTATACGCATTAAAGATTACGGGGTCGTCTGGAATTAACACAGCTACAGGTTTCCCAAAAAATACGCCTAGAGCGGTCGAATGGGTACAGATTAACAATCCCGATCCTACCTCTGATACCGTTAGAACAGAAGGGTATAACAAAGGTGCTGCCAGGTTTTCAGGTGGGGAAGGCATCTTTTATGGCAGTGGTTATGTCTACTTCACTTGCAAGAGTGGGGGTAGTTCTGGAGATGGGCAAATCTGGCGTTATTCGCCCGCTAATAATACCGTTGAACTCTATATTGAACCCAACAATTCTGGTGTGCTAGACAATCCAGACAATCTTGTGGTTTTCCCCAACCGGGACATCTTCCTTTGTGAAGATGGGGATGGAACGGATTACATTCTGGGCATCACTTCCAGTGGCAGTCTTTACAAGTTTGCTAAGAATGCCCTCAACACATCAGAGTTCGCCGGGGTGTGTTTCTCCCCCGATGGTCAGACGATGTTTGTCAACATACAGAGTCCAGGAATAACCTTTGCTATTTGGGGACCCTGGTAA
- a CDS encoding amylo-alpha-1,6-glucosidase: MSDLDTREWLLTNGLGSFASGTVSDIRTRTYHGWLFAATNPPSERTLLLSHLEASLEVLGNVVALGTNIWGNGRIERSGYELLRSFDINPVPKWIWGQDNWQLTRQLVMPYGWEGSREWGVGSRGERGNFSFSPVPNAPNQLSHRILIQYRYEGSEQAILRLRLLIAERNFHHQQTFSPELQFSQLLGQQQVCLQARKSEHYGIPWHLRWTQGNYQPDAVWYWNYRFLEETKRGLGDKEDLHSPGYLTVTLQPGDAVTLEAREGLPNSVLGVLTAKTFAEAVEAEQQRLSQIFGWSEGGTGDWGLGTRKELSNLYSPLPTPHSLIRQQLLKASDRFIVYRASIAGPTVIAGYHWFNDWARDTLIALPGLTLVPQRFDLAKGLLRAFGHYCRHGLIPNAFPDVDSEPFYNSIDAPLWWIETLGLYLEATQDWQFLAEQFPVVQQIHKAFVGGTRYNIQADATDGLIGWDARGVALTWMDVVIGGHPVTPRRGKPVEINALWYSALCWLSQWAKRLSQLEFGEPVRLSKQAQRYAQQAQQVKNSLQKFWNPQLGYLYDVIEPDDRRNFQIRPNAVLALSLHHCGFSEQQGCQILDLATSSLLTPYGLRSLDPGDPEYKGRYEGNQEQRDRAYHQGSVWVWLIGPYIRAWQRFYPQQTLPFDWQPLIDHFLFAACIGSISEIFDGDPPHTPRGAIAQAWSIAEVIRHIK; encoded by the coding sequence ATGTCTGATTTAGATACAAGAGAATGGTTGCTTACCAATGGTCTAGGAAGTTTTGCCAGTGGCACGGTTTCTGACATCCGCACACGCACTTATCACGGTTGGTTATTTGCTGCTACAAACCCCCCTTCTGAGCGTACCTTGTTGTTATCACACCTGGAAGCTAGCTTGGAAGTATTAGGGAATGTTGTGGCGCTGGGGACAAATATTTGGGGTAACGGTCGGATAGAGCGATCGGGCTACGAACTGTTGCGCTCTTTTGATATTAACCCAGTTCCAAAATGGATTTGGGGTCAAGATAACTGGCAATTAACTAGACAATTGGTGATGCCTTATGGTTGGGAAGGGAGTAGGGAGTGGGGAGTGGGGAGCAGAGGGGAAAGAGGTAATTTTTCATTCTCCCCCGTACCCAATGCCCCTAACCAATTGTCTCATCGGATTTTAATTCAGTATCGCTATGAGGGAAGCGAACAAGCTATTTTACGGCTGCGACTTCTGATAGCAGAACGTAACTTTCATCATCAACAGACTTTTAGCCCAGAATTACAGTTCTCCCAATTGCTTGGGCAACAGCAAGTCTGCCTCCAAGCAAGAAAATCTGAGCATTATGGTATACCTTGGCATCTGCGTTGGACACAAGGCAATTATCAACCAGATGCAGTTTGGTATTGGAATTATCGATTCTTGGAGGAGACAAAACGGGGATTAGGTGACAAGGAAGACCTCCACAGTCCTGGTTACTTAACAGTTACACTCCAACCAGGAGATGCGGTGACTCTAGAAGCACGAGAAGGTCTTCCCAATTCTGTGCTAGGCGTTCTTACCGCCAAAACCTTTGCAGAAGCCGTGGAAGCAGAGCAACAAAGGCTCTCGCAGATTTTTGGATGGAGTGAGGGAGGGACTGGGGACTGGGGACTAGGGACTAGGAAAGAGTTGTCCAATCTCTACTCCCCACTCCCCACTCCCCACTCCCTAATCAGGCAACAACTACTCAAAGCCAGCGATCGCTTTATCGTCTATCGAGCCTCAATAGCAGGTCCGACGGTGATTGCTGGTTATCACTGGTTTAATGACTGGGCGCGGGATACATTAATTGCCTTACCAGGATTGACGCTAGTTCCCCAGCGCTTTGACTTAGCAAAAGGACTATTGCGAGCTTTTGGGCATTACTGTCGCCACGGTTTGATTCCTAATGCCTTTCCTGATGTCGATAGTGAACCGTTTTATAACAGTATCGATGCACCCCTTTGGTGGATTGAAACTTTAGGACTTTATTTGGAAGCTACACAAGACTGGCAGTTTTTGGCAGAGCAGTTTCCTGTAGTGCAGCAAATTCATAAAGCTTTTGTCGGTGGTACACGCTATAATATCCAGGCTGATGCTACCGATGGACTCATTGGTTGGGATGCTCGCGGTGTAGCCCTGACTTGGATGGATGTGGTAATTGGGGGACATCCTGTTACTCCTCGTCGTGGCAAACCAGTGGAAATCAATGCGCTGTGGTATTCGGCTTTATGTTGGCTAAGTCAGTGGGCAAAACGGTTGAGCCAACTTGAATTTGGTGAACCAGTGCGTCTTAGTAAACAAGCGCAGCGTTATGCTCAGCAAGCACAACAGGTAAAAAATTCCCTGCAAAAGTTTTGGAATCCTCAGCTAGGTTATCTCTACGATGTTATTGAGCCGGACGATCGCCGAAATTTTCAAATTCGTCCCAATGCTGTTTTGGCGCTGTCGCTGCACCATTGTGGGTTTTCTGAACAGCAAGGGTGTCAGATACTAGATTTGGCAACTTCCAGCTTGCTGACTCCCTACGGGCTTCGCAGTCTCGATCCAGGAGATCCTGAATACAAAGGGAGATATGAGGGCAACCAAGAGCAACGCGATCGCGCTTATCACCAAGGCAGTGTTTGGGTTTGGTTAATTGGCCCTTATATTCGCGCTTGGCAACGTTTTTATCCACAACAAACGCTGCCTTTTGATTGGCAACCCCTGATAGATCACTTTTTATTTGCTGCTTGTATTGGTTCCATTTCTGAGATTTTTGATGGCGATCCACCTCATACACCCAGAGGAGCGATCGCTCAAGCTTGGTCAATTGCCGAAGTCATCCGCCATATTAAATAG
- a CDS encoding anthrone oxygenase family protein, whose product MVTFDNSFFVLKLFAALGCGLMAGVFFAFSTFVMNALARLEPVQGIAAMQSINITAINPLFMLVLFGTAAACIVLLVFSLLKWHQPGAAYLLLGSLLYLVGTLGVTIVCNVPLNDALAKVEPGSTVGVNLWSSYLTNWTTWNHIRAAAALVAAASFTIALCYRAIQS is encoded by the coding sequence ATGGTAACTTTTGACAACTCGTTTTTTGTCTTAAAGCTTTTCGCGGCACTGGGCTGTGGGCTGATGGCTGGAGTCTTTTTTGCCTTCTCCACCTTTGTGATGAATGCCCTTGCCCGACTTGAGCCGGTGCAGGGCATTGCGGCTATGCAATCCATCAATATCACAGCGATCAATCCGTTGTTTATGCTAGTGCTGTTTGGAACGGCTGCGGCTTGCATCGTTCTTTTAGTCTTTTCACTGTTAAAGTGGCATCAACCCGGTGCTGCCTACTTGCTACTCGGTAGCCTGCTCTATCTCGTCGGCACATTAGGCGTGACTATCGTGTGTAATGTGCCGCTCAATGATGCGCTGGCAAAAGTCGAGCCAGGTAGCACCGTAGGCGTGAATTTATGGTCTAGCTATCTTACCAACTGGACAACCTGGAATCACATTCGAGCAGCGGCGGCGCTAGTAGCAGCGGCATCCTTCACCATCGCCCTCTGCTATCGAGCAATCCAATCATAA
- a CDS encoding peroxiredoxin, translating into MSLTYGTEGSLRVGQQAPDFTATAVVDQEFKTIKLSDYRGKYVVLFFYPLDFTFVCPTEITAFSDRYEEFKKINTEILGASVDSEFSHLAWIQTDRKSGGVGDLNYPLVSDIKKEISAAYNVLDPAAGIALRGLFIIDKDGIIQHATINNLAFGRSVDETLRTLQAIQYVQSHPDEVCPAGWQPGDKTMNPDPVKSKVYFSAV; encoded by the coding sequence ATGTCCCTAACTTACGGAACAGAAGGAAGCCTCCGCGTTGGTCAGCAAGCTCCCGATTTCACAGCAACCGCTGTGGTAGACCAGGAATTTAAGACAATCAAACTTTCCGATTATCGCGGTAAGTACGTCGTCCTGTTTTTCTACCCCCTAGACTTTACCTTTGTTTGTCCTACTGAAATTACAGCATTTAGCGATCGCTACGAAGAATTCAAGAAAATTAATACGGAAATCCTTGGGGCTTCCGTTGATAGTGAATTCTCGCACCTCGCTTGGATTCAAACCGATCGTAAGTCTGGTGGCGTTGGCGACCTGAATTATCCTCTAGTCTCCGACATCAAGAAAGAGATTAGCGCTGCTTACAACGTGCTTGACCCAGCAGCAGGCATTGCCTTGCGTGGTCTGTTCATCATCGACAAAGATGGTATCATACAGCACGCCACAATTAACAACTTAGCTTTTGGTCGTAGCGTTGATGAAACCCTACGGACATTACAAGCAATTCAGTATGTTCAATCTCACCCAGACGAAGTGTGCCCAGCTGGTTGGCAACCTGGTGACAAAACAATGAATCCTGACCCAGTGAAGTCCAAAGTTTACTTCTCTGCTGTCTAG